The window GAGCAAATACCCTGAAAACAGCCTCCTGGCTTTTAGAAAGGCCGTGGAAGCCGGGGCAGATGGAATCGAGCTCGACGTCTGGCTTACCCAGGATGGAAAAGTCATAGTTATGCACGACGAGAGCATAGATAGGACAAGCAACCTAAGCGGAAAGCAGAAAGAAATGACGCTGGAGGAGCTCAAGAAGGCGGACATAGGCATGGGCGAGAGGATTCCAACGCTTGAGGAAGTTTTTGAGGTTCTTCCAAAGGATGCACTGATTAACGTCGAGCTCAAGGACGTCGATACAGCGAGAGAAGTTGCCAGAATAGTTAGCGAGAACGATCCCGAGCGGGTCATGATATCCTCCTTCGAGATTGAGGCACTCAGGGAATACCGGAAGCATGACACGGAAACGGCCATGGGGCTGCTCATAGACAGGGAGGAAGTTGTACCCCTCATACCGAAGCTCAAGGAAGAGCTCGACCTCTGGTCGATAAACGTCCCAATGGAGGCCATTCCAGTAATTGGCCTCGAGAAGACTGTTCAGGCACTCCACTGGGCCCGTTCGATGGGCCTCAAGGTCGCCCTCTGGACGGAGAACGACGTTCTCTTCTACAAAGACGATAACCTGGCCAAGCTGAAGGGCCTCTTCGAGATCGTCATAGCGAATGACGTTGAGAGGATGATTGAGTACTTAAGGAGATTGGGACTCAGGTAAGGCAACGACCGAAGCCCTAATATACCATCTTTTACTTTTCTCATCACTGGTGAACAGAGATGGACAGGTTCATTCTCTCGCTTGATGAGGGAACTACCTCAGCCAGGGCCATAATCTTCGACAGGGAGAGCAACGTTCTCGGCGTTGGTCAGTACGAGTTTCCCCAGCACTATCCCAGACCTGGCTGGGTCGAGCACGACCCGAACGAGATATGGGAGGCCCAGTTCAGGGCGATAAAGACCGCTATCGAACGGGCCAAAATCGAGCCAACTCAGATAGCGGCGATAGGCGTTACCAACCAGCGCGAGACGACGATAGTCTGGGATAAAAGCGGAAAGCCGCTCCACAACGCGATAGTCTGGCAGTGCAGAAGAACCGCTGAGATGGTCGAAGAAATAAAGCGGGAATACAGCGAGGTCATCAAGGAGAAGACAGGGTTAGTTCCGGATGCTTATTTCTCGGCCAGCAAGCTTAAGTGGCTCCTCGACAACGTGCCTGGCCTAAGGGAGAAGGCCGAGAAAGGCGAGGTTCTCTTCGGAACGGTTGACACCTTCCTCATCTACCGCCTCACGGGCGAGCATGTTACGGATTACTCAAACGCATCCAGGACAATGCTCTTCAACATCAAGAAGCTCGAATGGGACGACGAGCTTCTCGAAATTTTTGGGGTTCCCGAGGGCGTCCTGCCCGAAGTCAAAGAGTCGAGTGAAATCTACGGTTACACAAAGAAAGAACTTCTCGGTGCTGAAATTCCCGTGAGTGGCGACGCGGGCGACCAGCAGGCAGCTCTGTTCGGCCAGGCCGCCTTTGAGACGGGCATGGTTAAGGCAACATACGGAACCGGAAACTTTATCCTGGCCAACACTGGCAAGACCGTCCGCTATTCAGATAACCTGCTCACCACGGTAGCGTGGGGGTTAAATGGAAAAGTCTCCTATGCCCTTGAGGGGAGCGTCTTCATAACAGGGGCGGCAGTTCAATGGCTCCGCGACGGAATCAAAATCATAAAGAGCGCGCCGGAGACGGAGGAACTCGCCCGGAAGCTGCAGAGTAACGAGGGGGTTTACTTCGTTCCTGCCTTCGTTGGCCTTGGAGCCCCTTACTGGGATCAGTTCGCGAGGGGGCTGATAATTGGCAT of the Thermococcus onnurineus NA1 genome contains:
- a CDS encoding glycerophosphodiester phosphodiesterase family protein, which codes for MLWERDRVIVLGHRGYMSKYPENSLLAFRKAVEAGADGIELDVWLTQDGKVIVMHDESIDRTSNLSGKQKEMTLEELKKADIGMGERIPTLEEVFEVLPKDALINVELKDVDTAREVARIVSENDPERVMISSFEIEALREYRKHDTETAMGLLIDREEVVPLIPKLKEELDLWSINVPMEAIPVIGLEKTVQALHWARSMGLKVALWTENDVLFYKDDNLAKLKGLFEIVIANDVERMIEYLRRLGLR
- the glpK gene encoding glycerol kinase GlpK, which produces MDRFILSLDEGTTSARAIIFDRESNVLGVGQYEFPQHYPRPGWVEHDPNEIWEAQFRAIKTAIERAKIEPTQIAAIGVTNQRETTIVWDKSGKPLHNAIVWQCRRTAEMVEEIKREYSEVIKEKTGLVPDAYFSASKLKWLLDNVPGLREKAEKGEVLFGTVDTFLIYRLTGEHVTDYSNASRTMLFNIKKLEWDDELLEIFGVPEGVLPEVKESSEIYGYTKKELLGAEIPVSGDAGDQQAALFGQAAFETGMVKATYGTGNFILANTGKTVRYSDNLLTTVAWGLNGKVSYALEGSVFITGAAVQWLRDGIKIIKSAPETEELARKLQSNEGVYFVPAFVGLGAPYWDQFARGLIIGITRGTGREHLARATLEAIAYLTRDVVEEMERLVGIKELRVDGGATANDFLMQFQADILNRRVVRPVVKETTALGAAYLAGLAVDYWEGLEEIKSLWKAEKVFGPVMDEETRRKLYRGWKEAVKRAMGWAKVVDA